One part of the Truepera radiovictrix DSM 17093 genome encodes these proteins:
- a CDS encoding sulfatase family protein has protein sequence MAPENAPLERPLTRRDALKLIGAASLLGVLPSACRSAPPPEQDPRRPNILYLHSHDTGRYVGPYGYDVPTPNLQRFAAQGVLFRQAFCASPTCSPSRAALFTGITPGCNGMWGLAHRGYALSDYNQTFVPLLKRAGYTTALAGVQHIAAGDPWTCARKIGYDTLLPLRSHYAHAVARAAVGYLERPPTKPFFLDVGFVETHTLDPTPDGSYFGYPSGDPERAERPGALRDTPQTRRDMADFAVSAGALDNAIGRVLDALERSGLAENTLVIITTDHGVPLPGFKANHTDGGLGVMLMMRGPKGFSGGKVIDALVSHLDLFPTLCDLLALPPPPWLQGASLVPLVRGDVRELHDAVYAEHEAHVVPEPQASVRTARYRYIRRLSGPYRARPANTDATHTKALWLKEGWPPRLVAPEQLYDLQSDPFEQRNLAHVADYRDVLEALRDKLVARSERFDNPLLRRYGVSGGPPVAALAPRSAPTEAAPGAELGVLYIRP, from the coding sequence ATGGCACCCGAAAACGCCCCGCTCGAGCGCCCCCTGACGCGGCGCGACGCCCTCAAGCTGATCGGGGCGGCCTCGCTGCTCGGCGTCCTGCCGTCCGCGTGCCGCAGCGCCCCCCCGCCCGAACAGGACCCTCGGCGGCCGAACATCCTCTACCTCCACTCGCACGACACGGGGCGCTACGTAGGCCCCTACGGCTACGACGTCCCCACCCCCAACCTGCAGCGCTTCGCCGCCCAAGGGGTGCTCTTCCGCCAAGCGTTCTGCGCCTCCCCTACCTGCTCCCCCTCGCGCGCCGCCCTCTTTACGGGGATAACCCCCGGTTGCAACGGCATGTGGGGGCTCGCCCACCGCGGCTACGCCCTAAGCGACTACAATCAGACGTTCGTACCGCTCCTTAAACGCGCGGGGTACACGACGGCGCTCGCCGGGGTGCAGCACATCGCCGCCGGCGACCCCTGGACGTGCGCCCGAAAGATCGGTTACGACACCCTGCTGCCGCTACGCAGCCACTACGCGCACGCGGTCGCCCGGGCGGCGGTCGGCTACCTCGAGCGCCCCCCCACCAAACCCTTTTTCCTCGACGTCGGCTTTGTCGAGACGCACACGCTCGACCCCACCCCCGACGGGTCCTACTTCGGCTACCCTAGCGGCGACCCCGAGCGCGCGGAGCGCCCCGGGGCGCTCCGCGACACCCCCCAGACGCGGCGCGACATGGCCGACTTCGCCGTTTCGGCGGGCGCTTTAGACAACGCCATCGGCCGCGTCCTCGACGCGCTGGAACGTAGCGGGCTGGCTGAGAACACCCTGGTCATCATCACCACCGACCACGGCGTTCCGCTCCCCGGCTTTAAAGCCAACCACACCGACGGCGGGCTCGGGGTGATGCTCATGATGCGCGGCCCCAAGGGGTTCTCGGGCGGCAAGGTCATCGACGCGCTCGTGTCGCACCTCGACCTCTTCCCCACCCTCTGCGACCTTTTGGCGCTGCCGCCGCCCCCCTGGTTGCAAGGGGCGTCGCTCGTGCCGCTCGTGCGCGGCGACGTCCGCGAGCTGCACGACGCCGTCTACGCCGAGCACGAAGCGCACGTCGTCCCCGAGCCGCAGGCATCGGTGCGCACCGCACGCTACCGCTACATCCGCCGCTTGAGTGGTCCCTACCGCGCGCGCCCCGCCAACACCGACGCGACGCACACCAAAGCGCTCTGGCTCAAAGAGGGCTGGCCCCCGCGCCTCGTCGCGCCCGAGCAGCTCTACGACCTTCAGAGCGACCCGTTCGAACAGCGCAACCTCGCCCACGTAGCGGACTACCGGGACGTCTTGGAGGCGCTGCGCGACAAGCTCGTCGCGCGCTCCGAGCGCTTCGACAACCCCCTGCTGCGCCGCTACGGCGTGTCGGGCGGCCCCCCGGTAGCGGCCCTCGCACCCCGCAGCGCCCCCACCGAAGCCGCGCCGGGGGCCGAGCTAGGGGTGCTCTACATCCGCCCCTAG